In Betaproteobacteria bacterium, the sequence AGCGTGCGCAGCAGGAAGCCGAGCGCCGCCACCAGCGCGAAGCTCATTTGCGGCGATTGATGGCCGACGGGGACAAGCATTGGGAGGCAGTTGATGTACAGGCGAAGCGTGGTTCAGCGTCTGGCTACGATCAGGCGGTGCGGGCACTGGCCGAACTGGCGGAAGGTCACGCACTGACGTCCAGCCGTGAGGAATTTGAGCGTACCTTGCGACAGTTTGTGGTGCGCCATGCGACACGAGGCGCCCTACTGCGCCGCTTGACCGAAGCGGGGCTATGGTCGGGATGACCGCGGACACGGACGACGAACTCGCCCGACTGCGTGCCGAGAACGCTCGGTTGGTCGGTTTGCTGGAGGCCAGTGGTATTGCATGGCGCCTGCCCGAACCTGTGGCCACGCCGGTCAATGCCTCCCCGCTGTCCACGGATGAAAAAGTCGCGCTGTTCCGCCGATTGTTTCGGGGCCGCACCGATGTCTACCCCGTGCGCTGGGAAAACAAAGCCGGCAAGAGTGGCTACTCGCCCGTGTGCGCCAACGAGTGGCGCACAGGCGTTTGCGAGAAGCCTCGCATCAAGTGTGCAGACTGCGGCCACCGACTGCTTGTGCCCCTGACGGACCAGACGATCTTCGACCACCTCGCGGGCCGCCACACAGTTGGCGTGTATCCGCTACGGGCGGATGACAGCTGCTATTTCCTCGCTGTGGATTTCGACGACGCCGATTGGCGCGCCGATGCGCAGGCTTTTGCCCAGTCTTGCCGCGAACTGGGCGTCCCTGTTGCGCTGGAAATCTCGCGCTCGGGCAACGGCGCCCATGCGTGGGTTTTCTTCTCGTCGGCCGTCGCGGCGCGGGATGCGAGGCGGCTCGGCACCGCGATTATCAGCCACACCTGCGCCCGCACTCGGCAACTGAAGCTCACGTCCTATGACCGGCTGTTCCCGAATCAGGACACCATGCCCAAAGGTGGCTTCGGCAACCTGATCGCCCTGCCGCTACAGAAGGTTCCGCGCGAGAACGGCAGTAGCGTGTTCGTGGACGACGCACTACGGCCATATCCCGACCAGTGGGCCTTCCTGGCATCGGTGCAGCCCATGGCAACCCAAGATATCGAGCCGACTATTCTGCTTGCCACCGGCGGCACGCATCCATTGGATGTCACCTTTATCACGGAGGAGGATCAGCAAGAGCCGTGGAAACGCACGGCGCCGGCCAGGCAGCGGCTGCCGGGCCCGATGCCGGCGTCGCTGACGGTGACCTCGGCCAATCTCCTCTACTTCGACAAGGGGCAGCTGCCGCAAGCGCTGGCGAACCGCCTGATCCGCCTGGCGGCCTTCCAGAATCCCGAGTTCTACAAGGCGCAGGCGATGCGCCTGCCGGTATGGGATGAGCCGCGGGTAATCGGCTGCGCCGAAAATTTCCCGAACCACATCGCCCTGCCGCGGGGATGCCTCGATGCTGCCCGGGAGCTGCTGCGCGAGAACGGTATTCGCTGTGAGTTGCGGGACGAACGTTTTGGCGGCGAGCCACTGGATGTGAGCTTTGGCGGGACGCTGCGGCCGGACCAAGAGGAGGCCGTCGCCGCTATGCTCGGCCACGATATCGGTATCCTGTGCGCGCCGACCGCCTTCGGCAAAACCGTGACGGCCGCAGCACTGATCGCCCGGCGTGGTGTGAATACCCTCGTTCTGGTACATCGCACGGAATTGCTCAAGCAGTGGCAGGAGCGGCTACAGGTCTTTCTGGGGGTCGGAAAAGGAGTGATCGGCACCATCGGCGGCGGCAAAGCCAAGCCCACCGGCAAGATCGACATCGCGCTAATGCAGTCACTGTCTCGGCAGGGCGAGACCAATGAAATCGTCGAGAACTACGGTCAGATCATCGCCGACGAGTGCCATCACCTTTCGGCCTTCTCGTTCGAGGCCATCCTGAAACGTGCCCGGGCCAAGTATGCGCTTGGGCTCACTGCCACGCCGATCCGGCGCGACGGGCGGCAGCCGATCATCTTCATGCAGTGCGGGCCGACCCGACACACGGCTGCGAAGCCGGCTGGCGCACCGCAGACCCTTGAAGTGATTCCCCGCTACATAGCCGCTCGCATCGACCTGGCCGCCGATGCTGCCATCCAGAACGTGTTCAAGCATGTTGCCAGCGACGCTGGTCGCACTGTTGCCATAGCGGACGAAATCGCGGCTGCCTTCGAGCAGGGGCACAAGGTTCTGGCTCTGACCGAGCGCACCGAACACCTCGATGCCATCGGCGCGGCATTGGCAGGCCGCGTCCCCTCACTATTCACCCTGCACGGCCGCATGTCGAAAAAGCAGCGCGCTGCCCTGGTCTGCGACCTGAATGCCCTGCCCGCCGATGCGCCCAGGGTGCTGTTGTCCACCGGCAAGCTGGTCGGCGAAGGCTTCGACCACCCACCGCTCGACACGTTGGTGCTAGCCATGCCGATCTCGTGGAAGGGCACGCTGCAGCAGTACGCCGGCCGCCTGCATCGGGAGCATGCGAACAAGACCCACGTGCGCATCATCGACTTTGTCGATGCTGGCCACCCGGCCCTGCTGCGGATGTGGGGCAAGCGACAGCGGGGCTACCAGGCGATGGGCTACCGAATTCCCTCCGCCCCGGCCAGTTACAATCTGGACTTCAGGTTGGTCGCAGCGAACGAGCCGGATGTTGTCGTCACAGAATTGGGCGTGAAATGAAGACAATAAGCCAATCTTCAATATCCGTACGGGCTGCCGTCTGTTTTTCAAAGAATGGCGCCGGGAACATGCCGTGTCTCTGCGGGTCAATGAACAAACTGCCCTGAACGCTGCGTTCGACTCAAGTGGTCGCAGACCGTCCATTTGGAGCCCGCACTTTGCGGGTAGCCAGATGGGTAGCTGGCGACAGACAAAAGAAATTGTTGAGCCGTATATTATTGATGTTGCAGAACAAAGCTGCACGCACCCTATCTATACGACATTGTTTTGATGTAATGCCCGCCAAGGAGACCAACCGTGAATACAGAACCCGAGTTCGACAGCCTTGTTCCGGCTCAGTCTTTTGATCGCCGGAGCTTTATAGTGACCAGTCTAGGTGTGGGTTTTGCCCTGGCCACTCAGCCCGTAATGGCTCAGACGGCTATCAAGACTGACGAAGTCGGTATTCTGGCGGGCGAAATCAAGGTGCCGGTCAAGGATGGTGAAATGGTTGCTTACCGGGCGCTTCCGGCCGCTTTGGCCAAACCGGCCGTAGTGCTGGTGGTTTCAGAAATCTTTGGTGCCCACGAACATATCCGGGATATATGCCGCCGTCTGGCCAAACTCGGGTATTGCGCCATTGCCCCTGAGTTGTTTGCGCGCCAGGGCGATCCCCGGAAAATTGCCAGCATCCCGGAAATCCTTGAAAAAATCATCGCCAAAACGCCTGACGCGCAAGTGCTCAGTGATCTGGACGCTTGTGTCGCATGGGCTGCATCGAATGGGGCAGATACCAGTCGTCTGGCAGTTACTGGTTTTTGCTGGGGCGGGCGCATTACATGGCTGTACAGCGCCCACAACGCAGCAGTAAAGGCTGGCGTTGCCTGGTACGGCAAGCTGGTTGGTGCGTCCAATGCATTCACCCCCAGGCATCCGATCGAATTGGTCGGTGAGTTGAAAGCGCCTGTGCTTGGCCTTTACGGGGGGCTCGATACCGGCATCCCGATGGAAACGATAGAAGCAATGGAAAAGCTGCTTCAGCAAGGAAATGCCGTCGCCAAGTCCTCGGAAATCCACATCTATGACAACGCACCGCATGCGTTCAACGCGGATTACCGGCCGAGCTATCGCAAGGAAGAGGCCGAGGATGGCTGGCAGAGAATGCTGGCCTGGTTCCGCAAAAACGGCGTCTGATGCCCGATTCGAGCCTGCAAAGCCGTGCCTTCGTGCTAACCTTCGCGCCTCGACAAAATACTGTCCAATCATGACTAATACTGAAGCCACTACCGTAGCTACCCCCGACAAGCCAAACGATACCCGGGCACTTCTCAAGGACTTGCAGGCGCGGTTTGATGTTTTTCGCAACTTCAGTCCGTTGGCAATTGGCATCGACAAACAGGTCTTTGCATTGCTGCCGGAACTGAGCAAGAAATCCCTGCGCCTTGCCATGCGCAGCCATACCATTTCCACGCGTTACTTGAAGGAAATGGAAAAAGGCACGGTGCGGCTTAATCTCGACGGCACGCCTGCCGACGAAGTGACTGACGAGAATCGTCAGCATGCGGCGGAACAGTTGCGTGAGCGTTTCAAAAAGCAGGCAGAAGCTCGCAAGGCCGCTGAAGCGGAAGCCAAGGCAGAACAGCGTCGAATGGAAAAACTGAATCAGCTCACCGAGAAATTCGGTCGCAAATAGCATCAGTGGTCATGGCGCGTTGATGCGCTAATAATGAAAAAGGCCAATCAGATGATTGGCCTTTTTGCTGGAATTCTTTGGTTGCGGGGGCAGGACTTGAACCTGCGACCTTCGGGTTATGAGCCCGACGAGCTGCCAACTGCTCCACCCCGCGTCCGGTCAGGTATTTTTTGCAAATTACCTGTAAAGCGAAAAACTTGTTGAACTAGACGCTTGGCCGAAGCTAAGTGCTATTGAATTCTGGTGGGGCGCGACAGATTCGAACTGTCGACCTACGGATTAAGAGCCAGACTGGCTGGCTTACTCTGCCCGAAACCCCTTGCTAGTCCGCCATTATAACAGAGTTGATGGTTTTTCATACCTTCCCCGGTGCGAGTCCGGGATGGCCTCGTCCTTGACCCCGAAAACGGCGTGCAGGTGTTTCGCCGAGATGACCATCTGGCAGTCGTTTCGGGGTGTACTTGCCGGCAGACGACCGGCACGTTGCCGGTCTCCGACGCCGGTTTCCCGTTGGAAGCCAACCGCATTCGGCTCCGCTGCATCTTGTCTCTTCCTTGTGGCCGCCGACGGGGGCGACCGGCAGACGACAGGTGGGCGCAGTTTTGCGGCGTAACTTGTTGTTTCATTGGCGTTCTCCTGTAACTTCGTGCTTGACGTTCACGACCTTCGGCGAGTAGCATCTGACCCGCACATCCCGAAAGGTGGTCCCAACTGGTGCTGGCTCCGTCATGTCGGGGCGGTCGTTAGCCCTTAAACAATGCGAGACGCTCAGTGACTTCCTGCCTTCTGGGCAGGTTGCTCAAGACGCTTCTACCATTCACGTCAGCTCCGCCCGCTCCGCTTCGTACAACTGCACCAGTTCACCCGGAACGGATGGCCCCGAGCGGCCCTGCCATGCCCCGAGCGCATGTCAGACGTCAGGCCTCGGGTCATGCCGCGCGCCCATCGGGTGCGTGGAGATTTCTGACGTGAATGGAGCCTCTCCATGGATACCAACAACACCCCGGAACACATCGTTCCGCCGGACTACGTCGTCGACGCCAACGGCGTCTGGCGTGACCTGGGCGAAAAGCGCCCACCGCTTCGGCTGACGACCTCGGCCGCCTTCGTGACGGCCCTGCTGCGTGACGTCAACGCGACCGACTGGTCGGTCGAGATCGAGTTCACCAACCCGGACGGCGAAGCCTGCACCTTGCTCGTGCCTTACGCCCAGATACTGGGCCGCCGTGACCTCAGCCAGATGTGCACCGCCGTCGGCCTCTTCGTCCTGCCCCGTGGCGAGAGCGAGTTCGCCGAGTATCTGGCCCAGTGCGCCGGCAGTGCCGAACTGCCGCGCCACCGCCTGACCACGAAGCTCGGCCTCAACCTGCTGCCGGATGCTGCCTGCGCCGACCGTCTGTCGTTTGTGATGCCGACCGGGACGCTGCTGCCGAGTGCGGAGACCGTCCCGGCAACTGGCGAGCGTCTGGTTTTCCGGCCGCCGTTCGCCAACCCGGCGTTTTCCGCGTACGCCAGTGCCGGTACGTTCGAGGAGAGCCGCGAACTGCTGGAACGGGTTCGTGACGACAAGGTGGCGATCTTCGTGCTGTGCGCGTCGATCTCTGCCCCATTTCTCGAGGCGGCTGGGGTGGATTCGATCATTGTCCACCTGCATGGCCGCTCGTCGACCGGAAAAACCACCCGCCTGCAACTGGTGGCGATGCTCTGGGGAAAGCCCCTGGACCCGCAGACGGCCGGCAACGACGTGACACTGATCGAACGCTGGCACGGTACGGCCAACTCGATGGAGAATCTGGCGACCACGCATAACGGCATGGTCCTCTGCATGGATGAGCTGGGTGGCAACACCGACCAAGCCTTCTCGGTCTACAACCAGACCTCTGGCCGTGGCAAGAACCGCATGACTCGTGACGGCGGCATGCAAGCGCAGCGCAAGTGGTCCTTGCTCAGCGTGTCTACCGGCGAAGTGTCGCTGTCCGACCGTCTGGAAGCGGCTTCCGGCAAGCCGGCGAAGACGGGAGAAGTGATCCGGGGTCTGAGCATTCCGATGGACGACCTGCCGGCCTACGAGGGGATGAGCACTGAGGAAGCCAGCCAGCATGTGCAGGCCCTCAAGACCCGCCTGCTCCAGACCTACGGCACGATCGGGCCGGCTTTCGCGCAGTACGTTCTGGACAGCTTCGGCACGGCAAGCAAGCTGCGCGAAGAACTGCACGCCGCGATCGACGTGCGTCACGCTGAACTGGTCGAAACCGTCCGGGCAGCTGGTCACGAACTGGAGCCGCCGCACGTTCGGGCCTTGCGTCGCTTCGCCCTGATGCGCGTGATCGGGGAGTGGGCAGCCGACGATGTGTTGCCCTTCTCGGAACTCGACATCCAGTCGGCCATCGAGGCTGTCACGCTGGCCTGGCTGAACGCACTGCCGCCGCTGAACGACGAAGATCAGATCGTCGGCCAGGTCCGCGACTGGATCATCCGTCACATGGGTCAGATGATCCGCTACGTCGACGAGACCGGCCACGAAGACGAGCCGTACATCCCGAGCGTGACCAAGGGCATCCGCCACCGTCGCTGGATTCTGTTGACCGAGACGGACTTCGCCGAGGCCTGCGACGGGACGTCGACGATGGTGGCCGGGAAGCTGCTCAAGCGTCTCGGCATCCTCGACGGCGAGGGCGGAAAGCACAAGAAGCGGCACCAGCTGGCTGGTCTGGGGCTGCCGGAAACCTTCTTCTACTCGATCGTCACCGCCAAGCTGCTGCCGGCAACCGAACAGGCGGATGCGCAGGCTGCCGGGCCGCTGCAGACGACGGGCTTGAAGCCGGGGTGGCGTCGTCCTGCACCGCGCCAGGACGACCATGACGAACTGGGTCCGGTGCCGAGGCTCTGATCTAGGCCACAACTACGACGGGCGTGCGCAAGTTGCCGGAAAACCCGGCAACTTGTCGAACAGCCCGTTGTTCCTTTCTGGAGATGGCATGGTGATGGAGACATCGACGAACACAACTACGGGAGCGCTGCGGCTACGGTACCTCCGCCTGCGCGTGGTCGACATCCGCTGGATGTTGCGGTCGGCCCGGTTGCCGGGTCGGGCGGGTAGTGTGGCGGTTGCCCTCTGGGCTGCCGTGACTGCCAGCGGCCAGCCCACGGTCACGCTGACCCCGGCCCGCCTGCGTGAGGTCGGTGTCGGTCGGGAGAGCGCCTATGCCGCTGTCGAGCGTATGGTCGAAGCGGGAATGGTCGTGGCGGATCGCCATCGTGGGAGGGTGGTACAGGTTACGCTGCTGGACGTGACGGGGGCACCTGTGCAGGTGCGTCGCGTCGCGTAACGCTGGTCGATCCTCAGCATTCGGCCACAAGCGGCCAGTTGGTATGCGATATGATTGACCAATTCAACACTACAAAGGCTTTGCCGCTCATGTGTCGCACTCAATTGGATACCCCGAAGTTCTTGCTCGCTTCCGTTATGTTGGTGGCTAGTGTGACTGCGAATGCCGGGCTATTCGGATTAGGTAGCAGCACAATGAGTTGGAAAGAGGAAGTGTTATTGCATGACGGACAAGTCATTGTCGCGGAGAGGTTCTATAACCTAGGTGGCTATCCGACACTTGAAAGTACGGAACGTGCGGCACTGGATGAAACAGTGACATTCAACCTGCCCAGCACGGGCCAAAAAATTACCTGGAAAACCGACTTCAGAGACACCGAGCCCGAACTGAATAGCCTGAACCTGATCCTTTTTGACGTAGTGAAAGGTGTGCCTTACATCGCTACTTACCCGGCAGGCTGCATTGCCTACAACAAATGGAAGCGCCCCAACCCCCCGCAAATCTTGTTCAAGTACGAGAACGATCAATGGAAACGCATTGCCTTGTCCGAGTTTCCGGTTGAGCTAACCAAGGCCAACGTCATAGTGGGAAGACCAGCGACCAAATTACTGAAACCTTTCTATAGCGTTGCAGGGGTCAATAAAGAGAATTACTACGTCGTTCCCCAATATCGAACCATCCTTCAGGTGCGATTGAATCCGGAGCCATGCCCTCAATATCCAAGCGGCCCAAAAGCTCCATTACCAATTCCATCTGAAACGTCACGGCAGTAAATGTCATGGCAAATGCCTAACCGAGTAACCGTCTCCTTTGGGCACCCAGCGGCCAAGCGGTTCTGGCTGATGCCACAGCAAAAAAGCGGGATGGCCGTGAGGCCATCCCGGTCAAGTCGTCTTTCTCGTCAGCCACCTAGACTTCGCTGGTGATGGCCAGCTTCGCCTTGCGGAAGGCCTCACTGGCCGCGTTCGACGCCTCGCGCAGCACGTCGTTACGGAAGTGGGCGTACCGGGCCGACTGGCTCACCGTGCGGTGCCCGAGGGCGGCTGCGATCAGGTGCAGGCTGCAATTCGCGTTGGCCAGCTGGCTGGCGAATGTGTGCCGGAGGTCGTGGATGCGCACGTCAGTGATCGGCTCGCCCAGGATCTTCGCAGCGTGGGCCAGGATGCGGCGCCAAGGCTTGTCGATGTTGACGATGGCCTTTTCGGGGTCGGTCGCGTTCGGGAACAGCCACGGCGACTTGCCGCGACTCGGCAGGTGGACGATCAGCGCCAGCGCCTCGTCGTTGAGCAGCACCACGCGGCTGTGGCCGTTCTTGGTGTCGTGCAGCGTCAGCTGGGCGCGTTCCAGATCGACCGCATCCCAGCGGGCGAACTGCAGTTCGCTCTTGCGACAGCCGGTCAGCGCCAGCCCCTTGAGGACGGCGGCAGCCGTCTGGTTCGGTTCGGCCTCGGCGGCCTGGATGAAGGCGCTCTGTTCCCGCTCGCTGAGGGCGCGGGTGCGGCAGTTGTTCTCCTGCAGCTGGGCGATGCCGGTGACCGGGCTGGTGGTCACCACGTCCCAGTTCAGTGCGCAGCGGTAGATGGCCCCGAACAGGGCCAGATAGCGGTTGGAGCTGGCCGGCGTCAGCGGCTTGCTGCCGCCGCGCAGGCCGAGCAGGAAGGACTCGATGTCGCGCCTGGTGATGGCCGACAGCTTCAGGTGGCCGAGCGCCAGCTCGACGCGCTGGAAGCGGCCGACGTCATCCTTCCAGCTGCGCTTCGTCGCCATGGCGTTCTGTTTGTACTGCTGGTGGAAGAATTCGGCCAGGGTCGGCTCCGCCTTCAGGCGGTGGCGATCTGCCGACACGTCGATGCCACGATCGAGTGTCAATCAGCGTCCAATAGTTTCCAGTTGTCAGCGTCCAAATTTTCCCAGTTGCTCAGTCTGATTTGACTGATTTTTTCCGCTGTTTGAAGCGGTAGGAATCGTTGCCGGTTTCGAGGATTTCGCAGTGATGCGTGATGCGGTCGAGCAAGGCCGTGGTCATTTTTGGATCGCCGAACACGGTCACCCATTCACCGAATGACAGGTTGGTTGTGATGATCAGCGAGGTCTTCTCATAGAGCTGGCTGATCAGATGAAACAGCAGCGCCCCACCCGACACCGGGAACGGCAAATAGCCAAGCTCATCGAGAATGACCGCATCAAACAGCACCAACTGTTTGGCCAAGGTGCCGCTCTTTCCCAGTAGTTTTTCCCGCTCGAGTTGGTTTACCAGATCCACCGCATTGAAGAAACGCACCCGTTTTCGCTGATGGATGGCTGCAACACCGAGCGCAGTTGCCAGGTGGGTCTTCCCGTCCCTGTGCCACCGACCAGAATCAGGTTGTGGGCGCTCTCCATGAAGGTGGCAGTTGCCAGTTGCTCAAT encodes:
- a CDS encoding DEAD/DEAH box helicase family protein, with product MTADTDDELARLRAENARLVGLLEASGIAWRLPEPVATPVNASPLSTDEKVALFRRLFRGRTDVYPVRWENKAGKSGYSPVCANEWRTGVCEKPRIKCADCGHRLLVPLTDQTIFDHLAGRHTVGVYPLRADDSCYFLAVDFDDADWRADAQAFAQSCRELGVPVALEISRSGNGAHAWVFFSSAVAARDARRLGTAIISHTCARTRQLKLTSYDRLFPNQDTMPKGGFGNLIALPLQKVPRENGSSVFVDDALRPYPDQWAFLASVQPMATQDIEPTILLATGGTHPLDVTFITEEDQQEPWKRTAPARQRLPGPMPASLTVTSANLLYFDKGQLPQALANRLIRLAAFQNPEFYKAQAMRLPVWDEPRVIGCAENFPNHIALPRGCLDAARELLRENGIRCELRDERFGGEPLDVSFGGTLRPDQEEAVAAMLGHDIGILCAPTAFGKTVTAAALIARRGVNTLVLVHRTELLKQWQERLQVFLGVGKGVIGTIGGGKAKPTGKIDIALMQSLSRQGETNEIVENYGQIIADECHHLSAFSFEAILKRARAKYALGLTATPIRRDGRQPIIFMQCGPTRHTAAKPAGAPQTLEVIPRYIAARIDLAADAAIQNVFKHVASDAGRTVAIADEIAAAFEQGHKVLALTERTEHLDAIGAALAGRVPSLFTLHGRMSKKQRAALVCDLNALPADAPRVLLSTGKLVGEGFDHPPLDTLVLAMPISWKGTLQQYAGRLHREHANKTHVRIIDFVDAGHPALLRMWGKRQRGYQAMGYRIPSAPASYNLDFRLVAANEPDVVVTELGVK
- a CDS encoding dienelactone hydrolase family protein yields the protein MNTEPEFDSLVPAQSFDRRSFIVTSLGVGFALATQPVMAQTAIKTDEVGILAGEIKVPVKDGEMVAYRALPAALAKPAVVLVVSEIFGAHEHIRDICRRLAKLGYCAIAPELFARQGDPRKIASIPEILEKIIAKTPDAQVLSDLDACVAWAASNGADTSRLAVTGFCWGGRITWLYSAHNAAVKAGVAWYGKLVGASNAFTPRHPIELVGELKAPVLGLYGGLDTGIPMETIEAMEKLLQQGNAVAKSSEIHIYDNAPHAFNADYRPSYRKEEAEDGWQRMLAWFRKNGV
- a CDS encoding osmoprotectant transporter activator — protein: MTNTEATTVATPDKPNDTRALLKDLQARFDVFRNFSPLAIGIDKQVFALLPELSKKSLRLAMRSHTISTRYLKEMEKGTVRLNLDGTPADEVTDENRQHAAEQLRERFKKQAEARKAAEAEAKAEQRRMEKLNQLTEKFGRK
- a CDS encoding DUF927 domain-containing protein: MDTNNTPEHIVPPDYVVDANGVWRDLGEKRPPLRLTTSAAFVTALLRDVNATDWSVEIEFTNPDGEACTLLVPYAQILGRRDLSQMCTAVGLFVLPRGESEFAEYLAQCAGSAELPRHRLTTKLGLNLLPDAACADRLSFVMPTGTLLPSAETVPATGERLVFRPPFANPAFSAYASAGTFEESRELLERVRDDKVAIFVLCASISAPFLEAAGVDSIIVHLHGRSSTGKTTRLQLVAMLWGKPLDPQTAGNDVTLIERWHGTANSMENLATTHNGMVLCMDELGGNTDQAFSVYNQTSGRGKNRMTRDGGMQAQRKWSLLSVSTGEVSLSDRLEAASGKPAKTGEVIRGLSIPMDDLPAYEGMSTEEASQHVQALKTRLLQTYGTIGPAFAQYVLDSFGTASKLREELHAAIDVRHAELVETVRAAGHELEPPHVRALRRFALMRVIGEWAADDVLPFSELDIQSAIEAVTLAWLNALPPLNDEDQIVGQVRDWIIRHMGQMIRYVDETGHEDEPYIPSVTKGIRHRRWILLTETDFAEACDGTSTMVAGKLLKRLGILDGEGGKHKKRHQLAGLGLPETFFYSIVTAKLLPATEQADAQAAGPLQTTGLKPGWRRPAPRQDDHDELGPVPRL
- a CDS encoding site-specific integrase → MTLDRGIDVSADRHRLKAEPTLAEFFHQQYKQNAMATKRSWKDDVGRFQRVELALGHLKLSAITRRDIESFLLGLRGGSKPLTPASSNRYLALFGAIYRCALNWDVVTTSPVTGIAQLQENNCRTRALSEREQSAFIQAAEAEPNQTAAAVLKGLALTGCRKSELQFARWDAVDLERAQLTLHDTKNGHSRVVLLNDEALALIVHLPSRGKSPWLFPNATDPEKAIVNIDKPWRRILAHAAKILGEPITDVRIHDLRHTFASQLANANCSLHLIAAALGHRTVSQSARYAHFRNDVLREASNAASEAFRKAKLAITSEV